Proteins from a genomic interval of Streptomyces sp. NBC_01445:
- a CDS encoding sensor histidine kinase, whose translation MRFRGKSIRRKIVALLLVPLVSLTAIWAFSTVITGRAATQLVSAGKVADEIGYPISDAARTLQDERRQTLVYLADPRASDALSKLRSRRSASDEAMAQIRTKAENAGIRDDMSDDSRRRIGAVVEGFDGIESLRRNVDEGTVTREQALDFYNRLIDPTYDFLLTLSSFDNSAMDRQGRAVIGVLRARELLSREDALVGSALVARRITHKELRQVSDLVAQRGILYETSLALLPGDDRAEFERYWKSADTAALRTAENTLADSTAGTPRGVTARAWNNASGQVLDELVKRDTAATERYQDRARPVAINVFLQAGVAGVLGLLALLLSLFLSVRIGRSLVRDLRRLRLEAHEASGVRLPSVMRRLAAGEHVDVETEAPRLEYDKNEIGQVGQALNTLQRSAVEAAVKQAELRHGVSEVFVNLARRSQVLLHKQLTLLDTMERRTEDTDELADLFRLDHLTTRMRRHAEGLVILSGAAPSRQWRRPVQLMDIVRASVAEVEDYERVEVRRLPRIAVTGPAVADLTHLVAELLENATVFSPPHTAVHVVGERVANGFTLEIHDRGLGMAADALLDANLRLAETPEFELSDTDRLGLFVVSRLAQRQNVRVSLQPSPYGGTTAIVFIPDTLLTDAPDTEGAGFRLDRPNSAGRGKAPGVRSPKLSTAGSPLPGLPASLLDGPVELEAPLAASDLAPFPGALDDEDSERGGLFRPRRRPAGLPGEQHQHARDDFEDRAEPTHRAGGPDGDDAPVPLPRRRAPKLVSSHGRPVTHTRPGESESDNQRTDGRPENPGSVPRDPEASTPDTPGDAYRAEAPEGPRERRLTSASAPDLPRRRARAEASEDAAPARRPEPVRDPAPEPADDAPAPSLPSGLPRRVRQANLAPQLKEGPDLRADRAADREGPNHSDSPAERDADEVRNRMASLQRGWRRGREENAAGDDASDGTAQGTTSEGDGR comes from the coding sequence ATGCGCTTTCGCGGGAAGTCCATCCGCCGGAAGATCGTGGCGTTGCTCCTGGTGCCGCTGGTGTCCCTGACCGCCATCTGGGCTTTCTCCACGGTGATCACGGGCCGCGCCGCGACTCAGCTGGTTTCGGCGGGGAAGGTCGCCGACGAGATCGGCTACCCGATCTCCGACGCCGCGCGGACCCTTCAGGACGAGCGTCGCCAGACCCTTGTCTACCTGGCCGACCCCCGGGCCTCCGACGCCCTCTCCAAGCTGCGCAGCCGCCGCAGCGCCTCCGACGAGGCGATGGCCCAGATCAGGACGAAGGCCGAGAACGCCGGGATCCGCGACGACATGAGCGACGACTCCCGGCGCCGCATCGGCGCCGTCGTCGAGGGATTCGACGGCATCGAGTCCCTGCGCCGCAACGTCGACGAAGGAACCGTCACCCGCGAGCAGGCCCTCGACTTCTACAACCGCCTCATCGACCCTACGTACGACTTCCTGCTCACGCTCAGCAGCTTCGACAACTCGGCGATGGACCGCCAGGGCCGCGCCGTCATCGGCGTGCTCCGCGCGCGTGAACTGCTGTCCCGCGAGGACGCGTTGGTCGGCTCGGCGCTCGTCGCCCGCCGGATCACACACAAGGAACTGCGCCAGGTCTCCGACCTCGTAGCCCAGCGCGGCATCCTGTACGAGACCAGCCTCGCGCTGCTCCCCGGCGACGACCGCGCCGAGTTCGAGCGCTACTGGAAGAGCGCGGACACGGCGGCTCTGCGCACGGCGGAGAACACCCTCGCCGACTCCACGGCGGGCACCCCCCGGGGCGTCACCGCACGTGCCTGGAACAACGCTTCGGGCCAGGTGCTCGACGAGCTCGTCAAGCGCGACACCGCCGCCACGGAGCGCTACCAGGACCGGGCGCGCCCCGTCGCCATCAATGTCTTCCTGCAGGCCGGAGTAGCCGGTGTGCTCGGCCTGCTCGCCCTGCTGCTCTCGCTGTTCCTGTCGGTTCGCATCGGCCGCAGCCTCGTCCGCGATCTGCGGCGGCTGCGCCTGGAGGCCCACGAGGCGTCCGGTGTGCGGCTGCCCAGCGTGATGCGCCGTCTCGCGGCAGGCGAACACGTCGACGTGGAGACCGAGGCCCCCCGCCTGGAGTACGACAAGAACGAGATCGGGCAGGTCGGCCAGGCGCTCAACACCCTTCAGCGCTCCGCCGTCGAGGCCGCCGTCAAGCAGGCCGAACTGCGCCACGGTGTCTCCGAGGTCTTCGTCAACCTCGCCCGGCGCAGCCAGGTGCTCCTCCACAAGCAGCTCACCCTGCTCGACACGATGGAGCGCAGGACCGAGGACACCGACGAACTCGCCGACCTGTTCCGCCTCGACCACCTGACCACGCGCATGCGGCGCCACGCCGAAGGCCTGGTGATCCTCTCCGGAGCCGCCCCCTCCCGGCAGTGGCGCAGGCCCGTCCAGCTCATGGACATCGTCCGGGCCTCCGTCGCCGAGGTGGAGGACTACGAGCGCGTCGAGGTCCGGCGCCTGCCGCGCATCGCCGTCACCGGCCCCGCCGTCGCCGACCTCACCCACCTCGTGGCCGAACTCCTGGAGAACGCCACGGTGTTCTCGCCGCCGCACACCGCCGTCCACGTCGTCGGCGAGCGCGTCGCGAACGGCTTCACGCTGGAGATCCACGACCGGGGCCTCGGCATGGCGGCCGACGCGCTCCTCGACGCCAATCTGCGGCTCGCCGAGACGCCCGAGTTCGAACTCTCCGACACCGACCGGCTCGGCCTGTTCGTGGTCAGTCGGCTCGCTCAGCGGCAGAACGTCCGCGTCTCGCTCCAGCCGTCTCCGTACGGCGGCACGACCGCGATCGTCTTCATCCCGGACACCTTGCTCACCGACGCCCCCGACACCGAGGGCGCCGGCTTCCGTCTCGACCGTCCCAACAGCGCCGGGCGCGGCAAAGCCCCGGGCGTGCGCTCCCCGAAGCTCTCCACGGCGGGCAGCCCGCTCCCGGGTCTTCCGGCCTCTCTCCTGGACGGGCCCGTGGAGCTGGAGGCGCCGCTTGCGGCGTCGGACCTCGCGCCCTTCCCCGGCGCTCTCGATGACGAGGACAGCGAGCGGGGCGGGCTCTTCCGGCCGCGCCGCCGCCCCGCCGGGCTCCCGGGCGAGCAGCACCAGCACGCGCGCGACGACTTCGAGGACCGGGCCGAGCCCACCCACCGGGCCGGCGGCCCCGACGGCGACGACGCGCCCGTGCCGCTGCCGCGCCGCAGGGCACCGAAGCTCGTCAGCTCGCACGGCAGGCCCGTCACCCACACGAGGCCCGGCGAGTCGGAATCGGACAACCAACGCACGGACGGCCGACCCGAGAACCCGGGCAGCGTCCCACGGGATCCCGAGGCCTCGACCCCGGACACCCCGGGGGACGCGTACCGCGCGGAAGCCCCGGAGGGACCCCGCGAGCGCCGTCTCACTTCGGCGTCCGCGCCGGATCTGCCGCGCAGGCGCGCCCGTGCCGAGGCATCGGAGGACGCGGCTCCCGCACGCCGCCCGGAGCCGGTGCGCGACCCCGCGCCGGAACCGGCCGACGACGCCCCCGCGCCGAGCTTGCCGAGTGGCCTGCCCCGCCGTGTGCGCCAGGCCAATCTCGCCCCGCAGCTCAAGGAAGGACCCGACCTGCGCGCCGACCGCGCCGCGGACCGGGAGGGGCCCAACCACTCGGACAGCCCCGCCGAGCGCGACGCCGACGAGGTCCGCAACCGGATGGCCTCGCTCCAGCGGGGCTGGCGCCGCGGCCGTGAGGAGAACGCCGCAGGCGACGACGCCTCCGACGGCACAGCACAGGGAACGACATCTGAGGGGGACGGTCGATGA
- a CDS encoding NAD(P)/FAD-dependent oxidoreductase, with the protein MRTVTVVGASLAGLYAARELRAQGFDGRLVIVGEEPHRPYDRPPLSKDFLIGKAGEDQLALSDVDETLELGAEWMFGVRARGLDARGRTVLLEDGRTVSTDGVVIATGASARRLPGPTLAGVHTLRTLDDARSLRAELLRGPRRVVVIGGGFIGAETASSCAALGHAVTVVEAAPLPLLPQLGPEMAAVCAGFHARGGVELVTGVGVAALHGDLAVHGVELADGRVLPADVVVVGIGAVPNTGWLAGSTLALRDGVLCDDGGVTALPQVVAVGDVARVGGARAEHWTSATAQPRVAVRNLLAGRTVETVRPLPYFWSDQYGSRIQFAGRRRDGDLVRVIEGAVEDGSFLALYEREGETTAALAVNRPRPFTRVRRELARGEARPVVQNVAEPVAL; encoded by the coding sequence ATGAGGACCGTGACCGTGGTGGGCGCCTCGCTCGCCGGACTGTACGCCGCCCGCGAGCTGCGGGCCCAGGGCTTCGACGGCCGTCTCGTGATCGTGGGCGAGGAGCCGCACCGCCCGTACGACCGCCCGCCGCTGTCCAAGGACTTCCTCATCGGGAAGGCCGGCGAGGACCAGCTCGCCCTCTCCGACGTCGACGAGACGCTGGAACTGGGCGCCGAGTGGATGTTCGGCGTACGGGCCCGCGGGCTCGACGCGCGCGGACGCACGGTCCTCCTGGAGGACGGCCGCACTGTGTCCACGGACGGGGTCGTCATCGCCACCGGGGCGAGCGCCCGCCGGCTGCCCGGACCCACCCTCGCGGGCGTGCACACGCTCAGGACTCTCGACGACGCGCGCTCCCTGCGTGCCGAACTGCTGCGCGGGCCGCGGCGCGTGGTCGTGATCGGCGGCGGGTTCATCGGCGCCGAGACGGCCTCTTCGTGCGCCGCGCTCGGCCACGCGGTCACCGTCGTGGAGGCGGCGCCGCTGCCGCTCCTGCCCCAACTCGGGCCGGAGATGGCCGCGGTGTGCGCGGGGTTCCACGCGCGCGGCGGGGTGGAACTGGTCACGGGCGTCGGGGTCGCGGCACTCCACGGCGACCTCGCGGTCCACGGCGTGGAACTGGCCGACGGGCGAGTGCTGCCCGCCGACGTGGTCGTCGTCGGCATCGGGGCCGTCCCCAACACGGGCTGGCTCGCCGGTTCGACGCTCGCCCTGCGCGACGGGGTGCTCTGCGACGACGGCGGCGTCACGGCGCTTCCTCAGGTCGTGGCCGTGGGTGATGTGGCACGCGTGGGCGGGGCGCGGGCCGAGCACTGGACGAGCGCCACGGCCCAGCCGCGCGTCGCCGTACGCAATCTGCTGGCGGGCCGCACTGTCGAGACCGTCCGGCCACTGCCGTACTTCTGGTCGGACCAGTACGGCTCACGCATCCAGTTCGCCGGGCGCAGGAGGGACGGGGACCTGGTCCGCGTCATCGAAGGCGCCGTGGAGGACGGGAGCTTCCTCGCACTCTACGAGCGCGAGGGCGAGACCACGGCCGCGCTCGCGGTGAACCGGCCGCGACCGTTCACACGGGTGCGCCGAGAGCTGGCGCGAGGCGAGGCGCGACCGGTCGTGCAGAACGTCGCGGAGCCGGTGGCGCTGTGA
- a CDS encoding DUF742 domain-containing protein, translating into MSPDGEGTQETHHWFDDDAGPVVRPYAMTRGRTTSAAQHRLDLIAVVVAEHRIGDPAADQTLSPEHVDIVGLCRDSPQSVAELAAELDLPIGVVRVLIGDLVDEELVHVTRPVPPAELPDESILRDVINGLRAL; encoded by the coding sequence ATGAGCCCTGACGGGGAGGGGACGCAGGAGACGCACCACTGGTTCGACGACGACGCCGGACCGGTGGTTCGCCCGTACGCCATGACACGCGGCCGCACCACCAGCGCGGCCCAGCATCGCCTCGACCTGATCGCGGTCGTCGTCGCGGAACACCGCATCGGCGACCCCGCAGCCGACCAGACGCTGTCCCCGGAACACGTGGACATCGTCGGACTGTGCCGCGACAGCCCTCAGTCGGTGGCCGAACTCGCCGCGGAACTCGACCTTCCCATCGGCGTCGTACGCGTCCTCATCGGCGATCTCGTCGACGAGGAACTGGTCCATGTGACCCGGCCCGTACCCCCTGCCGAGCTCCCGGACGAGAGTATTCTGCGCGACGTGATCAACGGTCTCAGGGCGCTCTGA
- a CDS encoding hydantoinase B/oxoprolinase family protein, producing MTGWQFWIDRGGTFTDVVARHPGGRLLTHKLLSDNPARYRDPAVAAIRELLDSEGESGHARVDSVRMGTTVATNALLERKGERTALVVTRGFRDALRIAYQNRPRIFARRIELPELLHERVIEADERIDAHGAVLTPLDTDALEVSLRQAYDDGIRALAVVCMHSHLYPDHERQIGALAARIGFPQISLSSEVSPLMKLVPRGDTTVVDAYLSPVLRRYVQQVADQLTGVRLMFMQSNGGLTEAGQFRGKDAILSGPAGGIVGMARVSRLAGFDRVIGFDMGGTSTDVSHYAGEYERVFTTQIAGVRLRAPMLDIHTVAAGGGSVLHFDGSRYRVGPDSAGADPGPACYRGGGPLTVTDANVALGRIQPAYFPRVFGPEGDQPLDHTLVRDRFAALAREIRDRTGDDRTPEQVAEGYLQIAVANIANAVKRISVQKGHDVTRYALTTFGGAGGQHACRVADSLGIRTVLVPPMAGVLSALGIGLADTTAMREQSAEAPLEPSAMPHVHKTADDLEGAARAELLAEDVPEDRIRVTRRAQLRYDGTDTTLTVELTDPDTMRAAFEERHRATYSFTLDRPLVVEALSVEATGLTAPPDLSALAPRSAPPAAPETVSLHTGGAWRDVPLHRRDQLPPGESVTGPAIIAESGSTTVVDDGWRAAVTDDGHLIMERAAVTESSDIGTAADPVLLEVFNNLFMSIAEQMGARLESTSQSVNIKERLDFSCALFDPDGSLVANAPHIPVHLGSMGTSVKEVIRRRGTRMRPGDSYAVNDPYHGGTHLPDVTVITPVFDTEGERILFYVASRGHHAEIGGIAPGSMPAGSRTIDEEGILFDNWLLVEGGSFRETETLGLLTGGPYPSRNPRTNLADLRAQIAANQKGVDEVARMIDHFGLDVVQAYMKHVQDNAEEAVRRVVDALQDGEFAYETDSGATIRVRVTVDREQRGATVDFTGTSPQLATNFNAPFAVVNAAVLYVFRTLVDDDIPLNDGCLRPLHIVVPPGSFLAPEPPAAVVAGNVETSQAITGALYAALGIQAEGSGTMNNVTFGNESHQYYETVASGSGAGDGFHGAPVVQTHMTNSRLTDPEVLEWRLPVLLEEFAVRRGSGGPGRWRGGDGAVRRLRFLEPMTVSTLSQHRRVPPYGMAGGGPGALGANSVEHPDGTVDRLAGSDSADVLPGDVLVIETPGGGGYGPPPPAGNDHSDSSEAGEETHDLRAF from the coding sequence GTGACAGGCTGGCAGTTCTGGATCGACCGAGGCGGCACGTTCACCGATGTCGTCGCGCGGCACCCCGGCGGACGCCTGCTCACCCACAAGCTCCTGTCCGACAACCCCGCCCGCTACCGCGACCCCGCCGTCGCAGCGATCCGCGAACTTCTCGACAGCGAGGGCGAGTCGGGGCACGCCCGCGTCGACTCCGTCCGCATGGGCACCACCGTCGCCACCAACGCCCTCCTGGAACGCAAGGGCGAACGCACCGCCCTGGTGGTCACCCGGGGCTTCCGTGACGCCCTGCGTATCGCGTACCAGAACAGGCCCCGCATCTTCGCCCGCCGCATCGAGCTGCCCGAGCTGCTCCACGAACGGGTCATCGAGGCCGACGAGCGCATCGACGCCCACGGGGCCGTCCTCACTCCCCTCGACACGGACGCCCTCGAAGTGTCGCTGCGTCAGGCGTACGACGACGGGATCAGGGCCCTCGCCGTCGTCTGCATGCACAGCCATCTGTACCCCGACCACGAGCGGCAGATCGGCGCCCTCGCGGCCCGGATCGGCTTCCCGCAGATCTCGCTCTCCAGCGAGGTGAGCCCCCTGATGAAGCTCGTCCCGCGCGGGGACACGACGGTCGTCGACGCCTATCTGTCGCCGGTCCTTCGCCGCTACGTCCAGCAGGTGGCGGACCAACTCACGGGCGTACGCCTCATGTTCATGCAGTCCAACGGCGGGCTCACCGAGGCCGGGCAGTTCCGCGGCAAGGACGCCATCCTGTCCGGCCCCGCCGGCGGCATCGTCGGCATGGCCCGGGTCTCCCGCCTCGCCGGATTCGACCGCGTCATCGGCTTCGACATGGGCGGCACGTCCACGGACGTGTCGCACTACGCGGGGGAGTACGAGCGCGTCTTCACCACGCAGATCGCCGGCGTGCGCCTGCGCGCCCCCATGCTCGACATCCACACCGTCGCGGCCGGCGGCGGCTCCGTCCTCCACTTCGACGGCAGCCGCTACCGCGTGGGCCCCGACTCCGCGGGCGCCGACCCCGGACCCGCCTGCTACCGCGGCGGCGGCCCGCTCACCGTCACCGACGCGAACGTGGCCCTCGGGCGCATCCAACCCGCCTATTTCCCCCGGGTGTTCGGCCCCGAGGGCGACCAGCCCCTGGACCACACCCTCGTACGGGACCGCTTCGCCGCGCTCGCCCGCGAGATCCGCGACCGCACCGGCGACGACCGCACCCCGGAGCAGGTCGCCGAGGGCTATCTGCAGATCGCCGTCGCCAACATCGCGAACGCCGTGAAGCGGATCTCCGTCCAGAAGGGCCACGACGTCACCCGCTACGCCCTCACCACGTTCGGTGGGGCCGGTGGCCAGCACGCGTGCCGAGTTGCCGACTCGCTCGGCATCCGCACCGTCCTAGTACCGCCCATGGCGGGAGTCCTGTCCGCGCTCGGCATCGGTCTCGCCGACACGACCGCCATGCGCGAGCAGTCCGCCGAGGCACCGCTCGAACCGTCCGCCATGCCGCACGTCCACAAGACCGCCGACGACCTGGAGGGCGCGGCCCGAGCCGAACTCCTCGCCGAGGACGTGCCCGAGGACCGCATCCGCGTCACCCGCCGGGCCCAACTGCGCTACGACGGCACCGACACCACGCTCACCGTGGAACTCACGGACCCGGACACGATGCGCGCCGCCTTCGAAGAACGCCATCGCGCCACCTACTCCTTCACCCTCGACCGCCCTCTCGTCGTCGAAGCACTCTCCGTCGAAGCAACCGGCCTCACCGCACCCCCCGATCTGTCCGCCCTCGCACCCCGCTCGGCCCCGCCCGCCGCCCCGGAGACCGTCAGCCTCCACACCGGCGGCGCCTGGCGCGACGTGCCCCTGCACCGACGCGACCAACTGCCGCCCGGCGAAAGTGTCACCGGACCCGCGATCATCGCCGAGTCCGGCTCCACGACGGTCGTGGACGACGGCTGGCGGGCGGCCGTGACGGACGACGGCCACCTGATCATGGAACGCGCGGCGGTCACGGAGAGTTCCGACATCGGCACGGCAGCCGACCCCGTACTCCTCGAAGTCTTCAACAACCTCTTCATGTCGATCGCCGAACAGATGGGCGCGCGCCTGGAGTCCACCTCCCAGTCGGTCAACATCAAGGAGCGCCTCGACTTCTCGTGCGCACTCTTCGACCCCGACGGCAGCCTTGTCGCGAACGCCCCCCACATCCCTGTCCACCTGGGATCCATGGGCACCAGCGTCAAGGAGGTCATCCGCCGCCGCGGCACGCGCATGCGGCCGGGCGACAGTTACGCCGTCAACGACCCCTACCACGGGGGCACCCACCTCCCCGACGTCACTGTCATCACCCCGGTCTTCGACACGGAGGGTGAGCGGATCCTGTTCTACGTCGCCTCGCGCGGCCACCACGCGGAGATCGGCGGCATCGCCCCCGGCTCCATGCCCGCGGGCAGCCGCACCATCGACGAGGAAGGCATCCTCTTCGACAACTGGCTGCTCGTCGAAGGGGGCAGCTTCCGCGAGACGGAGACCCTGGGCCTGCTCACCGGCGGCCCCTATCCGTCCCGCAACCCGCGGACCAACCTCGCCGACCTGCGCGCCCAGATCGCCGCCAACCAGAAGGGCGTCGACGAAGTCGCCCGCATGATCGACCACTTCGGGCTCGACGTCGTCCAGGCGTACATGAAGCACGTCCAGGACAACGCCGAAGAGGCCGTGCGCCGCGTTGTCGACGCCCTGCAGGACGGTGAGTTCGCCTACGAGACCGACTCCGGCGCCACGATCCGCGTCCGGGTCACCGTGGACCGCGAACAGCGCGGCGCGACCGTCGACTTCACCGGAACATCGCCACAGCTCGCCACCAACTTCAACGCGCCCTTCGCCGTCGTCAACGCGGCCGTCCTGTACGTCTTCCGCACCCTCGTGGACGACGACATCCCCCTCAACGACGGCTGTCTGCGCCCCTTGCACATCGTCGTCCCCCCGGGCTCGTTCCTCGCCCCCGAGCCACCCGCCGCCGTCGTCGCCGGCAACGTGGAGACCTCCCAGGCCATCACCGGAGCCCTCTACGCGGCCCTGGGCATCCAGGCCGAGGGCTCCGGGACGATGAACAACGTGACCTTCGGCAACGAGAGCCACCAGTACTACGAGACCGTGGCCTCGGGCTCCGGGGCAGGTGACGGCTTCCACGGAGCGCCCGTCGTACAGACCCATATGACCAACTCGCGTCTCACCGACCCCGAGGTCCTGGAGTGGCGACTGCCCGTCCTGCTCGAGGAGTTCGCCGTGCGGCGAGGCAGCGGGGGCCCCGGACGGTGGCGCGGCGGCGACGGCGCCGTACGCCGCCTTCGCTTCCTCGAACCCATGACCGTGTCCACGCTCTCGCAGCACCGCAGAGTCCCGCCGTACGGCATGGCGGGCGGCGGGCCGGGAGCCCTGGGCGCCAACTCCGTGGAGCACCCCGACGGCACGGTCGACCGGCTCGCCGGCAGCGACTCGGCGGACGTGCTCCCCGGAGACGTACTCGTCATCGAAACCCCCGGAGGCGGCGGATACGGTCCGCCGCCGCCCGCCGGGAACGACCACAGCGACAGCAGTGAGGCAGGAGAAGAGACCCATGATCTTCGGGCGTTCTGA
- a CDS encoding bifunctional 3-phenylpropionate/cinnamic acid dioxygenase ferredoxin subunit gives MIPVCRLEDLPEGGSVRIDTAPPIAVFNADGELYAIDDTCTHQDASLSEGWLEGCLVECPLHEASFDLRTGRPTCLPARRPVRTHRVTVDDGVVHVHPAAEEGTAA, from the coding sequence GTGATACCCGTCTGCCGCCTTGAAGACCTCCCCGAGGGCGGATCCGTCCGCATCGACACAGCACCGCCCATCGCCGTCTTCAATGCTGACGGTGAGCTGTACGCCATCGACGACACCTGCACCCACCAGGACGCCTCCCTGTCGGAGGGCTGGTTGGAGGGCTGTCTGGTCGAATGCCCGCTCCACGAGGCTTCATTCGATCTCCGTACCGGGCGGCCGACCTGCCTGCCCGCCCGCCGCCCCGTACGCACCCACCGGGTGACCGTCGACGACGGCGTGGTCCACGTCCATCCTGCCGCCGAGGAAGGAACCGCCGCATGA
- a CDS encoding GTP-binding protein, with protein MIFGRSERGKPPVEPVTLKILVAGGFGVGKTTLVGAVSEIKPLRTEELLSEAGRPLDDTRGVEGKRTTTVAMDFGRITLREDLVLYLFGTPGQDRFWFLWDELATGALGAVVLADTRRLEDCFAAVDYFERRSIPFVVGVNCFEGSARYPADAVRQALDLDSDVPVLMCDAREKETVKEVLIGVVEHAMAVGARRRQPVTI; from the coding sequence ATGATCTTCGGGCGTTCTGAGCGCGGCAAGCCCCCCGTGGAGCCCGTCACGCTCAAGATCCTCGTGGCCGGTGGATTCGGCGTGGGCAAGACGACGCTCGTCGGCGCGGTCAGCGAGATCAAGCCCCTGCGCACCGAGGAGTTGCTGAGCGAGGCGGGCCGCCCGCTCGACGACACCCGGGGCGTCGAGGGCAAGCGCACCACCACGGTCGCCATGGACTTCGGGCGGATCACGCTCCGCGAGGACCTGGTGCTCTACCTCTTCGGCACGCCCGGGCAGGACCGCTTCTGGTTCCTGTGGGACGAGCTGGCGACCGGCGCTCTGGGAGCCGTCGTTCTCGCCGACACCCGCCGCCTGGAGGACTGCTTCGCCGCCGTCGACTACTTCGAGCGGCGCTCCATACCGTTCGTGGTGGGCGTCAACTGCTTCGAGGGGTCGGCCCGTTACCCGGCCGACGCCGTACGCCAGGCCCTCGACCTCGACTCCGACGTGCCCGTTCTGATGTGCGACGCGCGTGAGAAGGAGACCGTCAAGGAGGTCCTCATCGGCGTCGTCGAGCACGCGATGGCCGTGGGTGCGCGCCGCCGCCAGCCGGTCACCATCTGA
- a CDS encoding roadblock/LC7 domain-containing protein, with translation MTAPKAAAHTTANGGSGELNWLLDDLVERVASIRKALVLSGDGLPTGVSKDLTREDSEHLAAVASGFHSLAKGVGRHFEAGSVRQTVVELDDAFLFVTAAGDGSCLAVLSDADSDVGLVAYEMTLLVKRVGVHLGTAPRTDLSAGG, from the coding sequence ATGACCGCACCGAAGGCCGCCGCACACACCACCGCGAACGGCGGTTCCGGGGAGCTGAACTGGCTCCTGGACGACCTGGTGGAGCGCGTCGCCAGTATCCGTAAGGCGCTCGTGCTCTCCGGGGACGGCCTGCCGACCGGGGTCTCGAAGGACCTCACCCGGGAGGACAGCGAGCATCTCGCCGCCGTCGCCTCCGGCTTCCACAGCCTGGCCAAGGGGGTCGGCCGGCACTTCGAGGCGGGCAGCGTCCGCCAGACCGTCGTGGAGCTGGACGACGCCTTCCTCTTCGTCACGGCAGCCGGCGACGGCAGCTGCCTCGCCGTCCTGTCGGACGCGGACTCCGACGTCGGTCTCGTCGCGTACGAGATGACCTTGCTGGTCAAGCGGGTCGGCGTGCATCTGGGGACCGCTCCTCGCACCGATCTGTCCGCCGGCGGGTAG